The following proteins are co-located in the Chloroflexota bacterium genome:
- a CDS encoding MDR family MFS transporter, with protein MKEKNNPPVDAEKQPPAGPPVSVAAESEGFHNLKGSQVFVTLGGVMLAMFLSSLDSTIVSTAMPRIIADLKGFEHYTWVSTAYLLTYTAVMPIVGRLTDMYGRKWFYIIGIIIFLLGSALCGLSHSMTHLIICRGFQGIGAGVMMANAAIVIGDLFPPSERGKYQGLTMAVFGLAAIVGPLLGGFITDRFSWHWIFYINLPLGIPVIVAFIRFFPNIQPVRVKHQLDYLGMAALVLCVAPLILGLSWAGVEYGWVSPQIIGMLAMSAVMVVVFIVVESRAAEPIMPLGVFRNRVVSVSVIASFCIGMGLFGTIFLVPLFFQGVLGQSATNSGIILMPMMLGWVVASTISGQALSRLGGHYRVQALVGLAVMAVGMFLLSRMTADSSSGQAVFDIVVMGLGLGIALPLLVIAVQNAVPYRIMGAATASVQFFRSIGQTVGLAIFGSIMASHFASNVVRLTQSDIKGVIGPDALTRLTSHPEALMDSNAMTQLRDMFGQQGADMAERFVHVLKESLAMAISDVFVVGTAALAVAFAVTLFLKEVPLRRSHKPEELG; from the coding sequence ATGAAAGAGAAAAACAATCCTCCGGTTGATGCTGAGAAGCAACCCCCCGCGGGACCTCCTGTAAGCGTGGCGGCCGAATCCGAAGGTTTTCATAATCTGAAAGGCTCGCAGGTATTCGTCACCCTGGGCGGGGTAATGCTGGCCATGTTTTTGAGCAGCCTGGACTCGACCATAGTGAGCACGGCCATGCCCCGCATCATAGCCGACCTGAAAGGCTTTGAACACTATACGTGGGTGAGCACAGCCTACCTGTTGACTTACACCGCGGTGATGCCCATTGTGGGCCGGCTCACGGACATGTACGGCCGGAAATGGTTCTACATCATAGGGATCATCATCTTCCTTCTGGGCTCGGCCCTCTGCGGCCTCAGCCATAGCATGACCCATCTGATCATCTGCCGCGGCTTTCAGGGGATTGGCGCCGGTGTCATGATGGCCAATGCTGCTATTGTTATTGGTGACCTGTTCCCCCCAAGTGAGCGCGGCAAGTACCAGGGATTAACTATGGCCGTCTTTGGGCTCGCAGCCATTGTCGGCCCCCTCCTGGGTGGCTTCATCACAGACCGTTTTTCCTGGCACTGGATCTTCTATATCAACCTTCCCCTGGGTATTCCAGTGATCGTTGCGTTCATCCGATTCTTCCCTAATATCCAGCCGGTGCGAGTTAAACATCAGCTTGACTACCTGGGGATGGCAGCGCTGGTACTCTGTGTTGCCCCACTTATCCTGGGGCTGTCCTGGGCGGGAGTGGAGTATGGATGGGTCTCGCCGCAGATTATTGGAATGCTGGCTATGTCAGCGGTGATGGTCGTCGTCTTTATAGTGGTAGAGTCCCGTGCTGCAGAACCCATCATGCCCCTGGGCGTGTTCCGCAACCGGGTGGTCAGCGTGTCGGTCATTGCCAGCTTTTGCATCGGCATGGGGCTGTTTGGCACGATCTTCCTTGTCCCCCTCTTCTTCCAGGGTGTCCTGGGCCAGTCGGCAACAAACAGTGGCATTATTCTAATGCCGATGATGCTGGGCTGGGTTGTAGCCAGCACCATATCGGGCCAGGCCCTCTCGCGTCTTGGGGGGCATTATCGCGTTCAAGCCCTCGTCGGGTTGGCCGTCATGGCGGTGGGGATGTTTCTGCTCTCTCGCATGACGGCAGATAGCAGCAGTGGCCAAGCCGTATTTGACATCGTCGTCATGGGCTTGGGGCTGGGCATTGCTCTGCCCTTATTAGTGATCGCGGTGCAGAACGCTGTGCCTTACCGCATCATGGGGGCTGCCACGGCTTCGGTGCAGTTCTTTCGATCTATTGGGCAGACTGTTGGTCTGGCCATCTTCGGCTCCATCATGGCCAGCCACTTCGCCTCCAATGTGGTACGGCTGACACAGAGTGATATTAAGGGAGTAATTGGCCCTGATGCACTTACTCGGTTGACCAGTCACCCTGAGGCTCTGATGGACTCCAACGCCATGACACAGCTTCGAGATATGTTCGGCCAGCAGGGTGCTGATATGGCCGAACGATTCGTACACGTGCTTAAAGAGTCCCTGGCAATGGCAATCAGCGATGTCTTTGTCGTTGGCACAGCAGCGCTGGCCGTAGCCTTTGCGGTGACGCTGTTTCTAAAAGAGGTTCCGCTGAGGCGTTCTCACAAGCCCGAGGAGCTGGGCTGA
- a CDS encoding demethoxyubiquinone hydroxylase family protein codes for MHCCDEEMGEFDEKEIDLEMLREDLIGELQAINQYQDHIDTLDNEEARHILEHIRDDEKEHFAELTKLIQKLDSTQAAKFKKEGL; via the coding sequence ATGCATTGCTGTGACGAGGAAATGGGCGAGTTCGATGAAAAGGAAATAGACCTGGAAATGCTCCGAGAGGACCTTATAGGCGAACTGCAGGCCATCAATCAATACCAGGACCATATTGATACGCTGGATAACGAAGAGGCCAGGCATATCCTGGAGCACATCCGCGACGACGAGAAGGAGCACTTTGCCGAGCTCACCAAGCTGATCCAGAAGCTCGATTCTACTCAGGCAGCCAAGTTCAAGAAGGAAGGCCTCTGA
- the tsaB gene encoding tRNA (adenosine(37)-N6)-threonylcarbamoyltransferase complex dimerization subunit type 1 TsaB: MRILGFDTSSPSNTVGLIDGDRVLADLSWEARDNSLQRIILNIDLVLKRGGLTLAEVDGLAVGIGPGSWTGLRVGITVAKTLAYAANRPVCGISSLEALAYQARSAPGLLCPLIDAGKENIYAAFYRSMGETLARKGEYYVGSIKELTKTIKEPTLFLGKPAHLYRQIIARELGSLANFGSPSDSPSGCVFAWLSLPRFERGNTDDAPSLVPLYLKESLAQALLLKRQQEP, from the coding sequence ATGAGAATACTGGGGTTTGATACTTCAAGTCCCTCCAACACCGTCGGCTTGATCGATGGCGATCGGGTGCTGGCAGACCTCTCCTGGGAGGCCAGGGACAACTCGCTTCAGAGGATAATCCTTAATATCGACCTGGTGCTGAAACGCGGCGGGCTCACTCTGGCAGAGGTCGATGGGCTGGCGGTAGGCATAGGACCCGGGTCATGGACCGGGCTGAGAGTAGGGATAACGGTAGCCAAGACCCTGGCTTATGCAGCCAATAGACCTGTCTGCGGCATATCATCCCTGGAGGCCCTGGCATATCAAGCCAGAAGTGCACCCGGCCTTCTATGTCCGCTTATCGATGCCGGCAAAGAGAATATTTATGCCGCTTTCTACCGTTCCATGGGGGAAACCCTTGCCAGAAAAGGCGAGTATTATGTGGGCAGCATAAAAGAACTAACCAAGACCATCAAGGAACCCACCCTCTTCCTGGGTAAGCCAGCGCACCTGTATCGCCAGATCATAGCCAGGGAACTGGGCTCTCTGGCAAACTTCGGCAGTCCATCAGATTCCCCGAGCGGGTGCGTGTTCGCCTGGCTGTCTCTGCCCCGCTTCGAAAGAGGTAATACCGATGATGCTCCCTCTCTGGTGCCCTTATACTTAAAGGAATCTCTAGCCCAGGCATTGCTGCTCAAACGGCAACAGGAACCATGA
- the tsaE gene encoding tRNA (adenosine(37)-N6)-threonylcarbamoyltransferase complex ATPase subunit type 1 TsaE: MSGTTLKRNSRIKMRKRLCLTSSPSATQELGRRIGKKISTGSIIALIGELGCGKTCFTKGLCAGLGIPKRCVNSPTFAFVNEYEGRLPVFHLDLYRLENAAMGLDVGILDYLSRAASGVAIIEWADKILPLLPDNHLAVEFSVLSPKKREIVLTAFGEGFGKLLDELGNL; the protein is encoded by the coding sequence GTGTCCGGAACAACGCTCAAGAGAAATTCCAGGATCAAGATGAGGAAACGCCTGTGTCTGACAAGCAGCCCTTCGGCCACACAGGAGCTAGGCAGGAGAATAGGTAAAAAGATTAGCACCGGCAGCATCATCGCCCTGATAGGGGAACTCGGCTGCGGGAAGACGTGTTTTACGAAAGGCCTGTGCGCCGGACTCGGCATTCCCAAACGGTGTGTGAACAGCCCCACGTTCGCTTTCGTCAATGAATATGAAGGCAGGCTCCCTGTGTTCCACCTGGACCTGTACCGGCTGGAAAATGCGGCCATGGGTCTTGACGTGGGAATATTGGACTATTTGAGCAGGGCAGCATCAGGGGTGGCCATAATAGAGTGGGCAGATAAAATACTTCCGCTCCTCCCTGATAATCACCTGGCGGTGGAGTTCTCCGTCCTTTCTCCCAAAAAGCGCGAGATAGTGCTCACCGCCTTTGGCGAGGGCTTTGGCAAACTGCTTGATGAACTGGGCAACCTATGA
- a CDS encoding PIG-L family deacetylase has protein sequence MKVLCFQPHNDDCAIAIGGIMQKVLKHAGEVTYVYITDGRHGSDVITPQELVEVRRAEAGEERSLLGIQHCFELGVEDGSVGRLRGVRLESLKQEVASILADSKADLIFVPTKSDMHPDHRATHDLVLEVVERMQPSPMVARYFVWLFPDFYSKLPDVADRVLMVGIDHEMAAKMAAIRVHQSQVTRGAFDSMVQMLNAYLAYAFRAPATIGSRYVEIVGLFGSSKYPRVTGELLQVLDPCADITNILHGRPSQDIRAQLQ, from the coding sequence ATGAAAGTACTGTGTTTTCAGCCGCACAATGATGACTGCGCCATCGCTATTGGCGGCATAATGCAGAAAGTTTTGAAGCATGCAGGGGAGGTAACCTATGTTTACATTACCGACGGCCGCCATGGCAGCGATGTTATAACGCCCCAGGAATTGGTTGAAGTGAGAAGGGCAGAGGCGGGGGAGGAGAGGAGCTTGCTTGGTATTCAGCACTGCTTCGAACTGGGCGTGGAGGATGGATCAGTTGGCAGGTTACGTGGCGTGCGCCTGGAGTCCTTGAAGCAGGAGGTAGCGTCGATTCTTGCTGATAGCAAAGCCGATCTGATCTTTGTGCCGACAAAAAGCGATATGCATCCCGATCACAGGGCAACCCATGACCTGGTTCTGGAAGTGGTGGAGAGGATGCAGCCCAGTCCCATGGTGGCCAGGTATTTCGTGTGGCTATTCCCTGACTTTTACAGCAAGTTACCGGATGTTGCCGATCGGGTTCTTATGGTTGGCATCGACCATGAGATGGCTGCTAAGATGGCCGCCATCAGGGTGCACCAGTCGCAGGTCACCAGGGGTGCCTTTGATTCAATGGTGCAGATGCTCAATGCCTACCTCGCCTATGCCTTTAGAGCACCTGCCACCATAGGCTCTCGCTATGTAGAAATAGTGGGCTTGTTCGGCTCCAGTAAATATCCCCGTGTGACTGGGGAGCTTCTCCAGGTTCTCGATCCCTGTGCCGACATCACCAACATCCTGCATGGCAGGCCTTCTCAAGATATCAGGGCTCAGCTTCAGTGA
- the guaA gene encoding glutamine-hydrolyzing GMP synthase has translation MSVDHRVATSDDVEVSTYLEIAKKKGGEQPIPQKAPAPGGEREAVVIFDFGSQYSMLIARRVRECQVYCEIVPYDTPWKNIAHLNPKGFILSGGPASVYEPGGPLAPSYVYESGVPVLGICYGMQAMAQQLGGKVVQQTKREYGHATMHQGADSPLLAYLPFSMPVWMSHGDQVVEMPPGFTALAYTDNCPVAIMGNDQGFFGLQFHPEVAHTPDGKTVLKNFLYNVCGCQGNWTARSFITESIEKITQQVGTGKVICALSGGVDSAVAATLIHHAVGDQLTCIFVNNGLLRREEAERTINAFRKNLKMNIVYVDATDRFLEHLKGVTDPEQKRHVVGEEFIRVFEEEATKIGKVDFLAQGTLYPDVIESTTPDLKASARIKSHHNVGGLPAKMALKLLEPLRYLFKDEVRKVGLALGLPEDVIWRQPFPGPGLSVRIIGEVTRERLEVLRAADWIVMNEIKKANLYRQLWQSFAVLTNIRSVGVMGDHRTYGYLVAIRAVTSEDAMTADWAHLPPELLAQISNRIVNEVPSVNRVVYDISSKPPATIEWE, from the coding sequence ATGTCAGTCGACCATAGAGTAGCTACCAGTGACGATGTTGAGGTATCCACCTACCTCGAAATAGCCAAGAAGAAGGGGGGGGAACAGCCCATCCCCCAGAAAGCCCCGGCCCCTGGTGGCGAACGCGAGGCTGTGGTCATCTTCGATTTCGGTTCCCAGTACAGCATGCTCATTGCCCGTCGCGTCCGCGAGTGCCAGGTATACTGCGAGATCGTGCCCTATGACACACCCTGGAAGAACATCGCCCATCTGAACCCCAAAGGTTTCATCCTCTCCGGCGGCCCGGCGAGTGTCTATGAGCCAGGGGGGCCCCTGGCTCCATCCTACGTCTATGAGAGCGGGGTGCCGGTGCTGGGCATCTGCTACGGCATGCAGGCTATGGCTCAGCAACTGGGAGGGAAGGTAGTTCAGCAGACAAAGCGGGAATATGGACACGCCACCATGCACCAGGGCGCAGATTCACCCCTCCTCGCTTATCTACCCTTCTCAATGCCGGTATGGATGAGCCATGGCGACCAGGTCGTGGAGATGCCACCTGGCTTCACTGCCCTCGCCTACACGGACAACTGTCCTGTTGCTATCATGGGCAACGATCAGGGGTTCTTTGGTTTGCAATTTCACCCCGAGGTAGCCCATACACCAGATGGGAAAACCGTCTTGAAGAACTTCCTCTACAATGTCTGTGGCTGCCAGGGCAACTGGACAGCAAGGAGCTTCATCACCGAAAGTATCGAAAAGATCACCCAACAGGTAGGCACAGGGAAAGTCATCTGCGCTCTCTCCGGAGGAGTTGATTCCGCCGTTGCCGCCACCCTGATTCACCACGCAGTAGGCGACCAGTTGACCTGCATCTTTGTCAACAATGGCCTGTTGCGCAGGGAAGAGGCGGAGCGGACTATCAACGCCTTTCGAAAGAACCTGAAGATGAACATCGTTTATGTGGATGCCACAGATAGATTCCTGGAGCATCTGAAGGGGGTGACCGATCCTGAACAAAAGCGCCATGTAGTGGGGGAGGAATTCATCCGTGTCTTCGAGGAGGAAGCCACCAAGATAGGCAAGGTGGACTTCCTGGCCCAGGGAACCCTTTACCCTGATGTCATTGAGAGCACCACTCCTGATCTGAAGGCTTCAGCCAGAATAAAGTCCCATCACAATGTGGGGGGACTGCCTGCCAAGATGGCCCTCAAGCTGCTTGAACCCCTGCGCTACCTCTTTAAAGACGAGGTAAGAAAGGTGGGACTGGCACTGGGCCTGCCTGAAGATGTCATCTGGCGACAACCCTTCCCGGGTCCGGGGTTGTCAGTGCGCATTATCGGTGAGGTTACCCGGGAGCGGCTGGAGGTGCTGAGAGCAGCCGATTGGATTGTCATGAATGAAATCAAGAAGGCCAACCTTTACCGCCAGCTATGGCAGAGCTTTGCCGTGCTCACTAACATCAGGAGCGTCGGGGTAATGGGCGACCATAGAACCTACGGCTATCTGGTCGCCATTAGAGCAGTGACCAGCGAAGATGCCATGACCGCTGACTGGGCCCACCTTCCCCCGGAGCTGCTGGCGCAGATCTCCAACCGTATTGTTAACGAAGTCCCCAGTGTAAACCGGGTGGTGTATGATATATCATCCAAGCCGCCAGCCACAATTGAATGGGAATGA
- the purD gene encoding phosphoribosylamine--glycine ligase: MNVMVIGNGAREHALVWKLKQSPKAGKIYVAPGNAGTAAIAENVDIPAGDIEALAKAAQKYQIDLTVVGPEAPLASGVVDLFQKLRLPVFGPTKAAAQIESSKVFSKNLMQKYGIPCAQGMIFSSYSEARDYVQSQPAPLVIKADGLAAGKGVVVATSKKQALEALSDVMERKSLGNAGDRVIIEECLSGKEVSLLAFTDGKTVCPLVPACDYKRVFDYDQGPNTGGMGSYSPTGFFDQSQVEEAQRTVLEPAVQAMASEGMPYKGVLYAGLMVTPDGIKVLEFNARFGDPETQAIIPRLDTDLVDIMLAVIERKLNKIKIEWSNEACVGVVMASGGYPGKYKTGFPITGLDKLDRDILVFHAGTTVKEGAVTNGGRVLTVVAKGKTLTDARARVYANIPRIHFEGCHYRRDIAAREAA; the protein is encoded by the coding sequence GTGAACGTAATGGTCATCGGGAATGGCGCTCGGGAGCATGCCCTGGTGTGGAAGCTCAAACAAAGCCCAAAGGCGGGTAAGATTTATGTTGCTCCGGGGAACGCCGGAACTGCGGCAATTGCCGAAAATGTGGATATCCCTGCCGGGGATATCGAAGCCCTGGCCAAAGCAGCGCAAAAGTATCAAATTGACCTGACCGTGGTAGGACCTGAAGCCCCTCTAGCCTCAGGCGTTGTTGATCTGTTTCAGAAGCTCCGCCTGCCTGTCTTCGGTCCCACAAAGGCTGCAGCACAGATCGAATCCAGCAAGGTATTCTCCAAAAACCTGATGCAGAAATATGGCATACCCTGCGCTCAGGGCATGATCTTCTCGTCATATTCAGAGGCCAGGGACTACGTCCAATCTCAGCCAGCCCCCCTGGTCATAAAAGCAGATGGCTTGGCAGCAGGCAAGGGGGTCGTCGTAGCCACTTCAAAGAAACAAGCCCTGGAGGCATTGTCCGACGTCATGGAAAGGAAGTCCCTGGGCAATGCCGGCGACAGGGTCATCATTGAGGAATGCCTCAGTGGCAAAGAGGTAAGCCTGCTCGCCTTTACCGATGGCAAGACTGTCTGTCCTCTTGTTCCCGCCTGCGACTATAAGAGGGTATTCGATTATGACCAGGGGCCGAACACCGGTGGTATGGGAAGCTACAGCCCAACCGGCTTCTTCGATCAATCTCAAGTCGAAGAGGCACAGCGCACTGTTCTGGAGCCAGCGGTGCAAGCCATGGCCAGCGAAGGTATGCCTTACAAAGGCGTCCTCTACGCCGGGCTGATGGTCACCCCGGATGGCATCAAGGTGCTGGAGTTCAACGCCAGGTTCGGTGATCCGGAGACTCAAGCCATAATTCCCCGACTCGATACTGACCTGGTGGATATAATGCTGGCTGTAATTGAGAGGAAGCTGAACAAGATAAAGATCGAATGGAGCAACGAGGCCTGCGTTGGAGTGGTGATGGCTTCGGGGGGTTATCCGGGAAAATATAAGACCGGTTTCCCCATCACGGGACTGGATAAGCTGGACAGGGATATCCTTGTCTTTCATGCCGGAACAACTGTCAAAGAGGGTGCGGTCACCAACGGAGGCAGGGTGCTGACAGTGGTAGCCAAGGGCAAGACATTGACCGATGCGCGAGCCAGGGTCTATGCCAACATACCACGCATCCATTTCGAAGGCTGCCACTACCGAAGAGACATCGCCGCCAGGGAGGCGGCATGA